In the Bacteroidota bacterium genome, GTTTCCCGAATTTATCGCGGAACTGATCGACGATCGCATCTTTTGTTTTCTGCGAAATGAAAAAAGAATGATTGAAAATTTCCGTGTTGAGTGTTGTGTCCACCGCAAGCGTATCATCGGCAGTAAGCCATTGCGTCCAGTCGATCGCTTTTATTCCGTCGTAAAAATCTTTTTCATTCAGCGCAGTGAAAGCGGCAACCGGCCGGAGAATGCGAAGCGCCGTACGCAGCAGGTAATTCGCTTTGTACATCGTTCCTTTATCGCCCACAAAACTCACGGCGCGTTTATGCGCTTGAATTTCCCGCGCACCGATGTGCAATAATTCTTTGCTGAGAATTTCTTCAAGTCCCTGCATGGTCTTTGCTACCATTCTGAATTCGCCGGAAGTTTCACTCATATTATTTTATCTTATTACCAGCCACGCCACTGCAACTCCAATGAGAATGGTGAGAAATTTCAGGAAATTGAAACGATGATTTTCTGTCGACTCAAAAAGAATGGTCGTGGAAATGTGAAGAAAAATTCCAACGACAACAGCTGTGATGATCGTGAAATACGGCGTCATTTCTCCCTGCAGTTGTGTGCCTATAAAATGACTTACGGTCATTCCGAAAGGCGTCATCAGCGAAAATATTCCGAGAAAAAAGTACGAAGTGGTTTTCGAGTGCCCGAGATGCATCAGTAATCCCATGAATGCAATGGCGATCGGAATATTGTGCAGCACAATTCCCGTGAGAAATGGTGTGAATATTTTTGATCCCGGCGTTTCTGCACCGAGCGGCATTCCTTCGAGAAAAGCATGCAAACACAAACCAATAATAATTCCGAATGGTATGCGCGCCTGAGCATGTTCGTGCGTGTGCCCGTCATCCGCATGCACATGTCCGTGCTCGATGCCTTCGGAAAAATATTCGAGCAGCAACTGGATGAGAAAACCGGCGAGGATCCACATACCGATACTTTTCATTTGCGAAGCGTACAATTCCGGGATCAAATGCAGCATACTTATCGCGAAAAGAAATGCGCCGCTGAATGCGAGCAGCAATCGCATGGCGTTGCGCGGGACTTTCATCACCAGCAAAACCGATCCGCTCAGCGTTACGGATAGAAAAGCAATAATTCCGCTTGTCAATAATGTGGTGTTCATTTTTTTACTGCAACAATAATTAAACGATCAGATGAAACTTCGTCGAAAGGGCCGAGCGTATAATTTCCGAATAATCTGTCAATGGAAAAGCGGGGCTCCATCATTTTCCGGAGATCATTCAGCGAAAATAACTTTACCATTTCATGAAAGTAATGCACTTTGCCATGCTCCGAGATCACTATTTCCTTGACCACCCTGTTTCCCTCTATCTTTTTTTTCCAGGTGATGTGGGCATCATTCTCCGTAAGCACGCCGGAACAATTCTGTTTGAGTTCAGCTTTCACTTTCAGCGCGTTGAAAAAATCAAGAACAAAAATTCCTTCTGCGGCGAGTGATCTGTACACCGCATCCACAACACGCCGGTTGTCGTTGTCATTCTCAAAATAGCCGAAACTTGTGAAAAGATTCATCACGCAATTAAAATAATCTTTGCGGAAAGTTTCGCGCATATCGTGTTTAAAAAAATGCAATTCTTTATTTTCCAATTTTTTTGCTTCAGAAATATTTTCACCGGAAAGATCTACGCCGGTTACATCATAACCAAGCCGGTTGAGCACTGATGCGTGCCTTCCTTTTCCGCAGGCAAGATCAAGGATTTTTGCATGTGGAGCCGGCTGAATTGTCCTGCATAATTCACCGATGAATTTCTCCGCTTCCTCCGCATCGCGGTGCTTGTAAAGCAGGTGATACCAGTGGCTGTCGAACCAGTTTTCGTACCAGTTGTTTTTTTCAGGCGAATTCACAGCGCGAATGTACGTAAGAGTCGGGAGTACCTCGTGGCAGGGAAGGCCGGCCATAGAAGCAGGAACTTTCTAACTTTATCTCCGCTTTATGATTCGATTTTTTCCGAAAAAATTTTTCCGTTTACTGATCACGGCATTTATTTATATGCAGTGCGGGATTTTTCTTGGCGCCCAGGATTACAAATTTTCCCATCTTACGCTCGAGAACGGACTTTCTCAATCGGTAGTGAACTGCATTCTCCAGGACTCTCGCGGGTTCATGTGGTTCGGCACGCAGGAAGGATTGAACCGTTACGACGGTTATAATTTTCTTGTTTACAAACGCGATCCCGACAATAAAAATTCGCTTTCGAATAATTTCATCTATTCCATTTGCGAATCTTCGAACGGGGTCATCTGGATCGGCACGAATGGCGGCGGGCTCGATGCATTCGATCCTTACACGGAAAAATTCACGCATTATGTGAATGACCCGAAGAATCAGAATTCACTGAGCAATGATATTGTTCACGTAATTCACGAAACGAAAGACGGAAAAATATGGGCCGGAACCGAGAATGGACTGAATGCTTTTGATCCTTCCACAAAAAAATTCACACGCTACTTTTCCAATTTTTCCGGTGAAGGAACCATCAGCTCCGATAAAATTTATGACCTCGCCGAAGATGAAAAAGGAAATCTCTGGATCGGTACTTACGGGAAAAATATTTCCATGTTCGATGCTTCTTCGAATAGATTTTACAATTATGATCTTTCTGATGATGCACTCGGAAAACTTTATTCGGGACACATTCTTCTTGATGACAAAAGAAAACAGCAATGCCGCCAGGTGCGAAGCATGCTCATGTATGATAAAAAACACATGTGGATAGGCACGAATGGCGGCGGCGTACAGATCTTCAATACAGAAACACATTCTTACGAAAAAGCACTGATCCCTGATGGAACGCCGTTTACCATCTCCACGCTCCGCGTTCTTTCGATGGCCGGTGATGGCAATGGAAATATCTGGCTTGGAGCTTATGATAGTGGTGTTGACGTGTTCAATAAAAGCGATGGAACTTTTCAGCATTACACACCGAATGAAAATGATTTTTTTGCAGTAAAATCTTCCACCATCAAATGTGTTTTTGAAGATCGCGACGGAAATATGTGGCTCGGCACAAGCGGCGAAGGGTTGAATGTTTATTTCCGTTCCACTTCGCAGATAGGCCATATCCGGAAATCAGAACGGCCCGGTGTCGGGAACAACACGCTCATGAGCAATAAAATTCAATGTGTGATGGAAGATTTCAGCGGATTGTTGTGGATCGGAACGAGCGAAGGCGGACTCACTACTCTCGACCGTGCGACGAATACTTACACGCAGCATCCTGAACTTTCTACTGCAACGAACAACAGTATTCTTTCATTGCTGCAGGCAAGCGACAGTACGATCTGGGTGGGAACTTATGGAGAAGGGCTCAATCATTATTTTCCGCGAACAAATAAGATCGTCTCTTATTCGCCGAAAAACCGGTTGCAGGAAGGATCCATTCTTTGCATCGCAGAAGAACCGGGAACCGGCGCGATATGGTTCGGAACTTTCGGTGCGGGAATTTATCGTCTCGATCCGAAAACAGATTCATTGCAGGAATTCACAGCAGAACATGATTCGCTGAGTGTCGATTATATTTTCGGTTTGTATTTCGATAAGCGCGGAGATCTATGGGTAGGCACGCGCGCAGGTGGTGTGATGGTGCGCCCGCGCGGAACAAATAAATTCATAAGCTACCAGCACGATGATAACGACCGGTCTTCCATTTCAAATAATATCGTTTACAATATTGCGGAAGATAATTCGGGCCACTTGTGGATGAGTACTGCGAATGGAATTGACGAATTCGATCCGGCCACAAAAAAATTCCGGACCTGGTATGAACGCGATGGTTTGCCGAGTGATAATATTTATGCAGTGGTCATTGATCCGAATGGAAATCTGTGGCTCAGCCACAATAAAGGCATCACTCGTTTTTCCCCTTCTAAAACCGGTGATGAAATGTTCCGCAATTTCGGCCCTGCTGCAGGAGTGCAGACCGCGGAATTCAATCAGGGCGCTTATTTTCAGAATAAGAAAGGAGAAATATTTTTTGGCGGACAGGGCGGATTGAATATCATTGATATCCGTACGGCTGATTCGAAATCTCCTCCGCCTCCCGTTTTTATTATTTCATACAAACGTTTCGGAAAAGAGATCCGTCTCGATACGGTGATCACCGATACTAAACTGATCAGCGTAGGATGGCGCGATAATAATTTTCAATTCGAACTTTCAGCTCTCGATTATGTGGATCCCACAAAAAATCTTTACCGGTATCGTCTTGAAGGAGCCGATGAAGAATGGTCGCCTGCCACTACAAATCGTTATGTGAGCTACACGAATCTTCCCGGGGGTGATTATGCGTTGTATGTGCGTGCGGCCGATAGCAATGGAAATTGGAGCAATGAAAAATTATTAGTGCGCATTCATGTAGAACCTCCTTTCTGGAAAACTAATTGGTTTTACACTTTATGCGTTTTAGTTATCATCACTGGATTTTTCGGATTTGTACGTTACCGGACAGCCGCTATCAAAAAAGAGAACAGGATACTCGAAACAAAAGTGGCGGAGCGCACGCAGGAACTTGCACAGAAAAATGCAGACATCACTGCAAGTATTCAATACGCAAGAAGAATCCAGTCGGCCATGTTGCCCGATCTTAATCTTATCTACTCGCATTTCCCGGAAAGTTTTGTAGTGTATAAACCAAAAGATATTGTGAGCGGAGATTTTTACTGGTTCGGTGAGCGAAAAGGAAAATGTGTTATGGCTGTTGCCGATTGCACCGGTCACGGAGTTCCGGGTGCGCTCATGAGTATGATAGGCCACGATCTGCTTAACCAGATCGTTCTTGAAAAAGGAATCGATGATCCGGGAACAATTCTCGACCGGCTGAATGAAGGCGTAAGGGCAGCATTGAAACAAGACCAGCATGACCAGGATACGGCAGACGGAATGGACATTGCTGTTTGCGTTATCGACAGATCGAAACATGAAGTGAATTTTGCCGGTGCGCTTAGGCCGCTTATTGTTATACGCAACGGATTGCTCAGTAAAATTGACAGTGACCGTTTTCCTATTGGGGGAACGCACGACACGCGTGATAAAAAATTCACCACGCATCGTTTTAAATTTGACAAAGGAGATACGATCTATATGTTCTCCGATGGATTCGCAGATCAGTTCGGGGGCGAACGCGGAAAAAAATTCATGATGAAACGGCTCCTTGAAAAACTGGTGGAAGTACATGTGTTGCCTATGACCGAACAAGCGTCGCTGATTGAAAATACTTTTGACAAATGGAAAGAAGGATTTCAGCAGGTGGATGATGTTCTCATTGCAGGAATCCGCATCTGACGACCTCGTTTCGGCGCGTAAGATTGATCAAAACCTTTTCATAAAATAAGCGTAAAACGCTTAGCTTTGCATTAAACCTTCTGACAACCGGCATTGTCTTAAGTTCAACTCACAAAACCCGTTCACATGAAACGATTTTTCACACCAGTACTTGTCGTATCAACTGTACTCGCAGTTGGAACAACGCTCTTCATCAACGGATGTAAAAAAACTCCGGTTGATACCGAAACCACTTCTGCAACTGACAATAACATTTGCGAAGGAGAATTCATGCGCATGCTCCCTGCTGTGAATAAAATAACTATAGATGAACCTGGCATGCACCGCGTGATACAGGGCGCTTACGCTCAATCTTCCTGCCCTACTGTAACCGTGGATACCAACAATGGAGCATGGCCGCGCTACATGACCATTGATTACGGAACGGGTTGTACAGATACGGTTGACGGAAAGATCCGCAAAGGAAAAATAAGAATGACCTTGTCTGATCCGTGGGATTACGTAGGAGCTATTGCTACTATGTCGCTCGATACTTTCTTTGTTGGTGCAATACAATATCAGGGAACTATCACGCTTACACGTACAGGTGTCAACTCCTGGCACAAAGTTGTTACCAATGGAAAATGCACGAAAGGAACCGACTGGACCATTCTTTTTGATTGCGATAGGAATATTACGTTCAGCTCGGGATCAACTGTTTCCACCGATCCGCAGATCATTACCATCACAGGATCTAATCACGGAACAGACCGCAATGGAAAAACATGGACTTCCACAATTACAAGTCCCATTGTGCGTGACCTGAGTTGTAGCTGGATCACCAAGGGAACTTTCGAATTGACTCCCGACGGAAAATCAACGCGAACAGTTGATTTCGGAAACGGCACCTGCGACAATAAAGGCACGATAAGCATAGACGGAAATACATTTGAATTCACTATGAACTGATCAGAAAAATCAGGAAAGGCGGCTTCTTACCCATAGCCGCTTTTTCTAACGATGATGAATACAAACACACACGCTCCCACTCTTACTCTTGCTTCCCTTAGAGGATTTGGTTTTTCCAAAACTCCCCCTATATTTGTCTTACCTGCCCCGCTGAAGCAAAGCGAAGGCAAAATTGTAACCCGAGAAATCTCGTACCATTTATGATGGTAGACATTTACGATTTTTACGATAAGATGGAGCGTAATAATATCATGCTCTCCTTCAAGGGCGATATTACCTCGGAGTTGCTTACTTCTATCCTGCAAATCATGGAATCCAAACTTGATACCATGCAGGAAGAACCCAAGATCAAGAAGAAAGTTTACAATGTGCTCGTTGAATGCCTGCAGAATCTTTATCACCACATGGATGAAATTCCGCGTTCACTCAACGGCACTTCAGTTACAACAGGCGACGGAGAAAATATCCGCTCTGCGATCTTCATGATCGGTAAGATCGATAATCAATACAACATCATTACCGGAAATTATATTCTCGGCGATAACGTAGAAAAACTGAAATCAAGACTCGACGAGATCAACCGGCTTTCCAAAGAAGAACTCAAAGATTATTACAAAGCAGTACTGAATAACGGAGAAATGTCAGACAAAGGTGGCGGCGGATTGGGAATGATCGATATTGCACGCAAGACCGGTCAGAAACTTAATTATCATTTCATGCCGGTGGATGACACCTATTCTTTCTTCAGCCTGAATATTAAAATCGCACAATAACACACATCATCAATAATTACACTTATGGAACGCATAGTCATCGAAGGCACCCCAAAAACACCGACCATCACTTTTGATATGTCGGCTGGAACTCTTGAAATCCGCGGACGCTCTATTCCGGAAAACTCCATCGAGTTTTACAAACCACTTGTAGAACAACTGGAACGCTATGCCGGCAAACCCCAGTCGAATACGAACGTGAATATTCAACTCGAATATTTCAATACAAGTTCTTCAAAATGTATTCTTGATGTTTTCAAGAAACTCGAAGCGATCCACAAAGGTGGAAGCGCTATCATCATCAACTGGTATTATGAACAGGATGACGAGGATATGCTCGAAGCCGGCGAAGATTACCAGGCCATTATCAGCGTTCCTTTTAAAATGATAGAAGTGGCGGAATAAATTTTTCGCTCTCGTAAATACAAACGGGCATTTCGGAAGAGATGCCCGTTTTTTTTATCCATTCTGAAATGATGCTGATTTTTTTCAGAAAAAAACTGACCGTGATAATTTTTTCCCCGGAAACTTTTGCATCGAAAACCTTTTTTCATAACTTTCATTCACACCCAAACCCACTTCCCATGAAAAAATTCTACGCACTTCTTTTTTTCTCGACCCTCATTTCTCTTGCGTATGCGCAGGGCACCTGGTTGCAGAAACTTGATTATGCAGGAGGCGGCCGCTATGGCGCTGCTGCTTTTTCCATTGGCAATATGG is a window encoding:
- a CDS encoding ZIP family metal transporter; this translates as MNTTLLTSGIIAFLSVTLSGSVLLVMKVPRNAMRLLLAFSGAFLFAISMLHLIPELYASQMKSIGMWILAGFLIQLLLEYFSEGIEHGHVHADDGHTHEHAQARIPFGIIIGLCLHAFLEGMPLGAETPGSKIFTPFLTGIVLHNIPIAIAFMGLLMHLGHSKTTSYFFLGIFSLMTPFGMTVSHFIGTQLQGEMTPYFTIITAVVVGIFLHISTTILFESTENHRFNFLKFLTILIGVAVAWLVIR
- a CDS encoding class I SAM-dependent methyltransferase; its protein translation is MAGLPCHEVLPTLTYIRAVNSPEKNNWYENWFDSHWYHLLYKHRDAEEAEKFIGELCRTIQPAPHAKILDLACGKGRHASVLNRLGYDVTGVDLSGENISEAKKLENKELHFFKHDMRETFRKDYFNCVMNLFTSFGYFENDNDNRRVVDAVYRSLAAEGIFVLDFFNALKVKAELKQNCSGVLTENDAHITWKKKIEGNRVVKEIVISEHGKVHYFHEMVKLFSLNDLRKMMEPRFSIDRLFGNYTLGPFDEVSSDRLIIVAVKK
- a CDS encoding SpoIIE family protein phosphatase — encoded protein: MIRFFPKKFFRLLITAFIYMQCGIFLGAQDYKFSHLTLENGLSQSVVNCILQDSRGFMWFGTQEGLNRYDGYNFLVYKRDPDNKNSLSNNFIYSICESSNGVIWIGTNGGGLDAFDPYTEKFTHYVNDPKNQNSLSNDIVHVIHETKDGKIWAGTENGLNAFDPSTKKFTRYFSNFSGEGTISSDKIYDLAEDEKGNLWIGTYGKNISMFDASSNRFYNYDLSDDALGKLYSGHILLDDKRKQQCRQVRSMLMYDKKHMWIGTNGGGVQIFNTETHSYEKALIPDGTPFTISTLRVLSMAGDGNGNIWLGAYDSGVDVFNKSDGTFQHYTPNENDFFAVKSSTIKCVFEDRDGNMWLGTSGEGLNVYFRSTSQIGHIRKSERPGVGNNTLMSNKIQCVMEDFSGLLWIGTSEGGLTTLDRATNTYTQHPELSTATNNSILSLLQASDSTIWVGTYGEGLNHYFPRTNKIVSYSPKNRLQEGSILCIAEEPGTGAIWFGTFGAGIYRLDPKTDSLQEFTAEHDSLSVDYIFGLYFDKRGDLWVGTRAGGVMVRPRGTNKFISYQHDDNDRSSISNNIVYNIAEDNSGHLWMSTANGIDEFDPATKKFRTWYERDGLPSDNIYAVVIDPNGNLWLSHNKGITRFSPSKTGDEMFRNFGPAAGVQTAEFNQGAYFQNKKGEIFFGGQGGLNIIDIRTADSKSPPPPVFIISYKRFGKEIRLDTVITDTKLISVGWRDNNFQFELSALDYVDPTKNLYRYRLEGADEEWSPATTNRYVSYTNLPGGDYALYVRAADSNGNWSNEKLLVRIHVEPPFWKTNWFYTLCVLVIITGFFGFVRYRTAAIKKENRILETKVAERTQELAQKNADITASIQYARRIQSAMLPDLNLIYSHFPESFVVYKPKDIVSGDFYWFGERKGKCVMAVADCTGHGVPGALMSMIGHDLLNQIVLEKGIDDPGTILDRLNEGVRAALKQDQHDQDTADGMDIAVCVIDRSKHEVNFAGALRPLIVIRNGLLSKIDSDRFPIGGTHDTRDKKFTTHRFKFDKGDTIYMFSDGFADQFGGERGKKFMMKRLLEKLVEVHVLPMTEQASLIENTFDKWKEGFQQVDDVLIAGIRI
- a CDS encoding DUF1987 domain-containing protein encodes the protein MERIVIEGTPKTPTITFDMSAGTLEIRGRSIPENSIEFYKPLVEQLERYAGKPQSNTNVNIQLEYFNTSSSKCILDVFKKLEAIHKGGSAIIINWYYEQDDEDMLEAGEDYQAIISVPFKMIEVAE